CGCGCTCAGCACAGTCAGTCAGCTCTCTAGCCTGCTAGCGATGCGTGACTGAACCATTCACCACACTCTCGGGCTCTGTGTTCCCTGTAGCACCGCTGATGAACGGGAAGTGATTCTGGAGCGATGGGGGTTGCTTGATATGTTTTCATCGGAGGTCATGGGCGTCGTATTGGTCACGCCTGAGTTGAGCTGATCGCCTTCTGCCCACAGTGTCGTTTCTGTGGGAGCAGTTTCGATGCGCTTCAGTTGAGCAGGACAGGCTGTCCGTTGATGCAGATGTCATCGTAGACAAAGTCATTCTGGAAAACAGAAGTAGAACAACATAAGAAACATGGTTCATATTCCTGTTTTcaaactctctgtctctgtcaatctatctctctctctctctcacacacacagacgtacatacacacacttctCTCAAGTCAATTTCCCAAGCacttaacacacactcactctctctccctcctctctctcaacaacaacaaaaaatcgcTCACATCCACTCACCATTTCCTCATCCGTGGATTCGCCAGAGTCTTCCGTCAGCTGTGAGCAGTCGGCACCGTTGCCGTACAACCACTCCACAATGTCGTTGAGGCGACGACCGTGAGCAAGGGATATTGCTGTGAGACCGCCATAGGTGCGAGCGTTGAGGTTCAAATCCCTCTGTGTAATGAGAAGGCATAGGGCCTCTTGGTAGCCCATGTCTGCAGCCATGTGGAGCAGAGTGCGACCACTCTTGCCATCGGGTTCGTTGACATTGGCGCCCTTGACCAGGAGAAGCTGAAGGATGTCTAGGTGGCCGTTCTGCAGTGCGACATGTGCGCAGGTGTAGCCTGAAACAACGGAGCAAAAACATGTTGACTGATCTGTGTAGTTACTTCAAAGGGTAGCACAATTTTCTCTTACTCTTAGGTCTTTGTTCCAGTAAACATTCCAAGGAAAATTTGAATTTTTTCTGATAGTGATAACTTGTTTCCTTCTCTTTGACTTATGATGAATTCCGATTTCTTTACATAACAACTTTTTTACCACTTCATTTTACTTTACATCTTAATTAATGAAACAGTACAGAAACattttacaaaatacaaaaactAATCAGAAgatcaagcaacaaaaaaaacagaacaaaattaACAAAATTGTATCCAACACTCACCATCATAGTTCCTGATGGACAGATCCTGAGGCACTCTCTGGTAGGGGATCTGGTAAGTGTTGGCCAGCGTTTCCTGGTGAAGGACAGGTTGCAGAAGAAACCTGACCATGTCCGGCAAGCCCTCGCGGCAAGCGATGTGCAGTGGGGTGTTGCCGCAGTGGTCAGGGGCGTCTAGAGAAGCTCCGGCCGCCATGAGTCGCCGGACGATCAAGAGTTGCCGCGTGGCGACAGCGAGGTGGAGGGGGGTCTGGTGAAGGTTGTTTGGAATGTTGATGAAGTCGTAGCTGGGGGCGAGCGAGATGATCTTGAGCGAAACGTCGGGAAGGAGGTGGATGATACTCATGTGAAGATGCCTgtggaagagaaagagagtgaacgCAGGTTAGAATACAGCTGTTTGCCCGTCTTATCTTGACTCTTATGAATTATGACCATGAGATACATCATGAATTACATTCAGGTTAGAATACAGCTGTTTGCCCGTCTTATCTTGACTCTTGTTTCTTATGAATTATGACCATGAGATACATCATGAATTACATTCAGGTTAGAATACTGCTGTTTGCCCGTCTTATCTTGACTCTTGTTTCTTATGAATTATGACCATGAGATACATCATGAATTACATTCAGGTTAGAATACAGCTGTTTGCCCGTCTTATCTTGACTCTTGTTTCTTATGAATTATGACCATGAGATACATCATGAATTACATTCAGGTTAGAATACTGCTGTTTGCCCGTCTTATCTTGACTCTTGTTTCTTATGAATTATGACCATGAGATACATCATGAATTACATTCAGGTTAGAATACAGCTGTTTGCCCGTCTTATCTTGACTCTTGTTTCTTATGAATTATTACCATGAGATACATCATGAATTACATTCAGGTTAGAATACAGCTGTTTGCCCGTCTTATCTTGACTCTTGTTTCTTATGAATTATGACTATGAGATACATCATAAATTACATTCAGGTTAGAATACTGCTGTTTGCCTGTCTTATCGTGACTTGTTACTAATGAATTATGACCGAGATACATCATGAATTACATTCAGGTTTTGAATAATgctgtttgtctttgtcttaTTTCGACTGTTTCTTATTATGATGAATTATGAAATTACACATTCAggattgaataaaattgtttttgctTATGGATCATAGAGTCATACACATGTTAGTGACATGACACAGGTATGGGCTTTGTCTTTGTTTTACTGAAAATGTATCTTCAAACTTCTAAATCTTAAACAATATTTATACTATTACTAAATCTGCTGAGGTGCTCTTCAACTGCGTGCATACGAAATTGAATAATCTGCATATTCTGTACTAATTTTTCACCCAAATTTTGTACGTGTCTTTTGATAAAAATGCTTTACTTTCTTCTTTGTCTCTTTTTTCTGCTTTGGTGGGAAATTGTTATCAAAGGATAGGGCGAGAAGAATAAATAGAAATaatttaaaaaggagggagagggaggaaaGATTAGGATTCAACAAGCTTTTCGTGGATTTTCTTGGTTATAAATATAATCCAACCCCAAAACATTACAAACCAGCAATCATAATTCTAAATATAGAAACACTATTGTGGCTTGTCATTCACCGTTTCATAACTATTAATGGAAGAACCCATGACATgagtgtttctttttctttagtCATCATTAGTCAGAATCAGCACACAGATCAGTCATTTGCTTACTGCTGCTGATTCCTTTCTTTGAACTAAAGTTCTTTCACCACCATTGTGCAGAAACAGGAAAACCCTCCATGGCCAA
This Littorina saxatilis isolate snail1 linkage group LG17, US_GU_Lsax_2.0, whole genome shotgun sequence DNA region includes the following protein-coding sequences:
- the LOC138951995 gene encoding NF-kappa-B inhibitor alpha-like isoform X1 is translated as MADLPRSDLETDTASLKLRKDRRVPQLPYSSDEKQFSTMEDRVDSGVGYSLESQEFSALSFEGVRDYLGSETGKVCHRQMIDTYNSPSTTSDNLTSSLQNQLRNLSIGDTDQTKDCVKSNRCDSGICDSGNFSVEEPFLVQSAFAECHLLSSVQYDSTFSTQELEELFSQDEDGDTHLHMSIIHLLPDVSLKIISLAPSYDFINIPNNLHQTPLHLAVATRQLLIVRRLMAAGASLDAPDHCGNTPLHIACREGLPDMVRFLLQPVLHQETLANTYQIPYQRVPQDLSIRNYDGYTCAHVALQNGHLDILQLLLVKGANVNEPDGKSGRTLLHMAADMGYQEALCLLITQRDLNLNARTYGGLTAISLAHGRRLNDIVEWLYGNGADCSQLTEDSGESTDEEMNDFVYDDICINGQPVLLN
- the LOC138951995 gene encoding NF-kappa-B inhibitor alpha-like isoform X2; this encodes MADLPRSDLETDTASLKLRKDRRVPQLPYSSDEKQFSTMEDRVDSGVGYSLESQEFSALSFEGVRDYLGSETGKVCHRQMIDTYNSPSTTSDNLTSSLQNQLRNLSIGDTDQTKDCVKSNRCDSGICDSGNFSVEEPFLVQSAFAECHLLSSVQYDSTFSTQELEELFSQDEDGDTHLHMSIIHLLPDVSLKIISLAPSYDFINIPNNLHQTPLHLAVATRQLLIVRRLMAAGASLDAPDHCGNTPLHIACREGLPDMVRFLLQPVLHQETLANTYQIPYQRVPQDLSIRNYDGYTCAHVALQNGHLDILQLLLVKGANVNEPDGKSGRTLLHMAADMGYQEALCLLITQRDLNLNARTYGGLTAISLAHGRRLNDIVEWLYGNGADCSQLTEDSGESTDEEMVSG